TTGGCAATTGCTTTAGTTTACTCGATCTCGGTTTACTTCTTAGTAGGTCTTTGTTCAACTTGGCAAGCTTTTTCATACTTTGTTCTAGTCATATGGATTGTTCTTCTCATGGCAAATTCATTTGTACTGTTCTTAAGTTCTCTTGCACCGAATTATGTTGCCGGTACGTCTTCAGTTACGATATTTCTCGGtgctttctttcttttctccGGTTACTTTATTTCAAAAGGTAGTTTGCCGAAGTACTGGCTGTTCATGCATTATTTGTCAATGTACAAATATGCTCTCGATGCACTTCTTATCAATGAGTATTCATGTATGGTATCGAGATGTTTGGTATGGGAGGATGAAGTGAATAAAGTGTGTATGATGACTGGTGGTGATGTTTTGTTGAAGAAAGAACTTCATGAAAGACAAAGATGGATCAACATTTACATTTTGATTGGGTTTTTCGTTTTCTATCGCGTTCTTTGTTTATTGGTTTTGATTAGAAAAGCTTCAAGATCAAAGAAATAAATGATGCGGATTTGTTAAGCTCACCATGTAATAACAATAACATTATGTTTATTTTAAATATATATCATTTTGTGGAATTGTTATTTCTTCATGTGCATGAAAATCATGCATTTAAATTATCATGTGGCTCTAAGGGCCTGAGTCTCGTACCTGAGGTCAGTAAATTGAGTCTCAATAAATGCAGACCATTTTAATCCTTTTTAGTTGAACAACGTCAATTTTAAGTTGAAGATAAACCCTTTCCATGAAAATGAAACAATAATCCAAACAACAGGGATTCGCCATTGTGAGTCTGAAAATGAGGTTTGGGTGGTGTTCATGGATAAGTGGATTTTCATAGCTGTTACTGTCATTGCTGATAAAGTAAAATATTCATGGAAAAAACCGAAGGAAATTGTGTCCTTACCGAATTGATGATATAgcgttttctttttatttgtctGAATAATgtaaatgttttttttgtttttttgtctaTGTTATTGGAattgaaaatcagttttgaaTTGATGTTTTTTTGGTCACGGGTTTTAGTGTCTGTGATTTTGTAACCCGTGAACTACTGATTGGTGGCTGAGGGATCTGTCCATCGGGGAGTAAAAGTTAGGTTGCATCTACCATTGGTCCAAGTAAGTTGGTAAAATCAAAAtgtaaagaaaaaggaaaaaagtaaCCAGAAATAATTCAAGCAAAAGATAAGGCGGTTGCTACAGATGGTTTACCACATTCCACCGCGCGCGTTATCCAGGGATGGACCTATGAAAGGGCTAACCGGGACATTAACCCCGGTCACCCTCCCGGTCCACAAGtctaatttttttcattttagccaaatttttggTTAATCATGTGTATTAGCCCGAATCTAAAATTAAAAATCCGTCATCCTGGATCCGTCCCTGGCGTTACCAACACCAAGCGAAAAACAATCTTCCAATCATATGGAATCTGATAACCCCTTATGACACTCTTGGAAGGTAAGGCATCCCAACTCTGGATCTACCATCTTTTAAGTTCAAAACTCGGCATCATTTTAACTTTTTACTGCTAAgttatgtaaaatataaaaagaatcgGTTAACACTTCATATTGTGCTTTATTATCATGTAATTTCTTGAATATTTTCTTAAGCATTCGTACTTGattatattttaaaaaataaatccaTATGATCAATTTCTCTAAAACCACATTTTATAAGTAAACAAATTCATTAATCAATCAATCTCTAGCTCCAAACTCCACGCCTAGTAGTCTAGACGACCATTCGATTAGTTTCGTATGGTACGTGGTGATAGAACCAGTGGGCCAAAAAATGTGCACCTTATTACATAAGGATGATTCTTTACGGACCGAGAAAACTGATTACGACTAAACCGCCATATTCAGTTTTTTTGGTGGGACCCGGAGGACCCGCAGAGGACGGGGCCCGGTGTTTGTGAGAGAATTTGGTCTCGATTTATTTTGTTGTCCGTGAAAATTTTTTGATTACATAAACGCAGAATAAATGACCTCAAAAAGACaaaaaatccaaaataattatttttgttaTCCTGCAATTGCCATAAAATTCCTGCTAATACAGCTTGACATGAGAATTTGGGTGTCATTTTTCAAATAAAAGTCAAGAGATTGCTGCAGGTTCACCAAATCCATACATGAAAAAACAATCCTCAACAATGGGTTCATTTTATTGAtgatggctcaataaatattggTAACTTTGTAACCCCCTGTAGCGTCTTGGAAAAGAAAAGTATCAACCAGAGTATGAATCTGTTTATGCACAAATGAATCTGTTTATGCACGTCAGAGTGCCTATTATCTATAGTCATGCATCTAGAGGAATGACCCGAGAGCAGGAAGTATGTTCGCATGGCCCTCTATTAATAAGTATATAGTATTGCCCGCTTTCGTTTATTTATTTTCCCTTTGTTTGTTTTCAAGACTGGCCCTGACCCCAAGACTCGACTAACTTTGCAAGCGCATTGAGAGTTGATCCCCCTCCGCTCAATGCCAATTTTGCTTCATCCTTAGCTACTGCAACTCGTTCTTTCAGCGCTCTCCCTTCTTCAGAGTCCATCACTGTTTTGACGCATTCCTCGATTTCGGCTGCAGTGACAAACCCATTTTCCGACTCGTTTAACCACAAACTTAGCTTCATTTCTTTAACCAAAGCGACCCGGTTCACCCTTTGTTCAGCATATAAAGGCCACCCAATCATGGGTACTCCCGTACAAACAGCTTCCAAAATCGAATTCCAACCACAGTGAGTCATAAACCCACCAACCGATTTATGATTCAACACGTCCACTTGAGGTGCCCAGTTCTTGACCACTAAACCTCTTTCTCTAGTCCGCTCCAAAAATCCTTCGGGCAATAATTCATCTAGGCTGGGCTCTGTTGATACTGAGCTGTGTCCATTTCTCTCTTTTGGACTTGGAAATCGCACCACCCACAAAaacctctttccacttttctctAACCCGACCGCTATTTCGTTCAACTGATCTTCCGAGAAAATGCCACCGCTTCCGAAACATAAAAACACGACACTTTCGCGTGGTTGTTTATCCAGCCATGTTAAACAATCGCAAGTTTCATTACTAGCTGTTGGTTCAGCAATCAACGGTCCAATCGGGTAGAGCGGTGGTGTGATCACTGAGTCGGGAAAACAAAGCCcacctttgattgctttgactgCTCTGGGTTCCAACGACTCAAACGAGTTCACAATAATCCCCTTAGCTTGAACCGCTGTTTTCGATATAAACATAAACGCCTCATGAGATGCATCCTTAGGATTCAATGAGGATGATGGTAAATCGGTTGCCAAAATCGGTGGCAAACCATTGATATTCAAATAGGTGTTGGGTAATAGTAGAGTACTCTCATCATCATGCTCTTCACTCTTCCAGGTTTTGTTTAACATTGGCAAATGCAATAAAACAGTAAAAGCATTAACACCAGACGTGTAAAAAAAGTAAGAAGGAATTCGGAGTTGGGTAGTCACTTGAAGTGAAGCTGAACAAAACATGTCAAAAATGAAGCTGCAAATTTTGTTATTTTGAGAGACAATAAAATCCAAAGATTCATGAACGAGTGGGTTGTTTTGATGAAGATAATCGAAAAATGTTTGCGATTTTTCGAGTGGTTGAGTTGGGAGATGATGGAAATTAATTGATGGGGTTGTCTTAGAAATCTGGTTTATGTATGGTGTAGTTTGAGAAGTGGTTTTCGAATTCATGGCTGTGATGAGAATTGTAATGTTGAATGAAGGATAATGGTTGAGTATTAGCTTTCCTAACTCAACCATGGATATCAAATGACCGATTAGTGGTGATGGATATAGTACTACTGTCTTCTTCATTTTCCCACCCCCACCACCACCAAGTTTAATTAATCCTAGAGAGAATGAGAGCGAGGGGGTTGATAATTTGGTAGTTGCAAGAGAGAATTGGTTGAGATAGTCCATATGGTTGATATCTTATAGGCATGCAACACCATGCATGTTGGTTGGTTGTATTAGGTATTGTGTGGCCAGCCATGACATCAACCACATGGTTGCACATTGATTATTAATGTATACTAGTGAATTTGCTGTAAAAGCATAGTCCAGGCTTAGTACATCTTTGCAACAGTTAGCTTTCCCTAAAAGCAGTGATGGGTGAAATATGAATGATTTTGGCCTTTGTTTTTTTAGTTCATCTTTTTCAGTGTCACATTTTTCAACCACCATGTTAAATTATTCAACCGAGAATTCAATTCTTCTGGTCCTAGATGATAATCATGATTTATAAATTATGccaagttttattattattattaattattatattatatttttaataataacataaataaacaaaaataaatttatattatcattattattaatttttttttaattattattattacaaaAGAAAAGAGTCAATTATACAGAATTTGTTGGTAGTTTAGCCACCAACTGGGAGCCAACGCTCTAGTCTATGAAACAAAAAGCTACCATTGTCACAAATTACATTGTTGTTAGCAGgacagttcttcaatcttttcaagaAGGTGATAGCATCTTCGTCTAGTTCGCCTAAAGTAGTGAATGCAAGAATGCCCAATCTGTACCCATGAATCTCGCATGTGGCAAGATACTTGTTATACTTGCGAAAGACTGCTTTAGCAATTGCTTGGCCGGATGTGAAGTAACAGATGTATTGGTACAGGTGTGTTGGTACAGGTGTGTGTCGAAGCGAGATATAGTTTGCAGTCAAGTATAATTTAGAAAGTATAATTTAGAAACTACGGAGCAGTTGCACAATAACATCAGTTCACATTGGGGATCTTTGAGCTTCTTGATTGCAGTCATAAGCTGAATTGTCTTCTCCACTCTCCGAAGAACCATGTCCTTACAAAATTGTAAGTCTAAGCTGAGAGGGTTGCCGAACAATTTGACTCCAGATGCTGGCCTGCTAATATTGATGGGAAAACGTCAGGTGCATAGCTTCTTGGGTCTACTGTGGGCCAAAAAACCTCAGTTTTATGTATGTTTAGATGAAGACCCCTTGCAACACCTTCTGTTTGAATGATATGCAAAGCCCTGGAAACCTCTAATGTATCCCCGATTATTGTGCCGTCGTCCAAATACCATGCCTGAAGATCTAGTTTGCAGTTGGTTGAGATGTTCTTCACAATAGGGTGGATTATAAGGGAAAAAAGTAACGGTCCCAAGGGGTCTCCCTGCGGTACCCCTTGTGCAGATGAAAGCATAATTTCATTGTAATATAATCTGGCGAGGGTTACATAACAAAACTCGACCTATTGTGAAATTGCTGGGCATTGCGATCGAACCTCTTTAATCAGAGTAGTCTTGTCCACCATATTGAATGCATTTGTGAAATCAATGAGAAGCATGGAGGTGTCAGACCTGTGACCTTTCAGTTCCATCAGCCTGTTGACAGAATGGAGAATACTTTCTCCTCCACAAGGTACGCCCACACCAAACTggtagtcaccaaggtacatggACATAGCTTTCCCAACTTTGATGGCATCCAGCTTAGATACTAGTCTCCTCCAAATGGTACCCACTGCAATGGGTCGAAGACCACCTCTCGGTTTCTCCAAAGGGGTTAACTTGCCAAGTGGAGATGGACACTTACCAGACATCCATAAGTTAACCACCTTAGTCATTGAGGCCAGTAGTTCATCTGCAACCGCAGTAGCCGCACCACTCATAGCATCAAGAAGATGTTGAGC
This portion of the Papaver somniferum cultivar HN1 chromosome 11, ASM357369v1, whole genome shotgun sequence genome encodes:
- the LOC113321541 gene encoding UDP-glycosyltransferase 88B1-like, encoding MKKTVVLYPSPLIGHLISMVELGKLILNHYPSFNITILITAMNSKTTSQTTPYINQISKTTPSINFHHLPTQPLEKSQTFFDYLHQNNPLVHESLDFIVSQNNKICSFIFDMFCSASLQVTTQLRIPSYFFYTSGVNAFTVLLHLPMLNKTWKSEEHDDESTLLLPNTYLNINGLPPILATDLPSSSLNPKDASHEAFMFISKTAVQAKGIIVNSFESLEPRAVKAIKGGLCFPDSVITPPLYPIGPLIAEPTASNETCDCLTWLDKQPRESVVFLCFGSGGIFSEDQLNEIAVGLEKSGKRFLWVVRFPSPKERNGHSSVSTEPSLDELLPEGFLERTRERGLVVKNWAPQVDVLNHKSVGGFMTHCGWNSILEAVCTGVPMIGWPLYAEQRVNRVALVKEMKLSLWLNESENGFVTAAEIEECVKTVMDSEEGRALKERVAVAKDEAKLALSGGGSTLNALAKLVESWGQGQS